Sequence from the Streptomyces peucetius genome:
CGCGCGGCGGGTCTGCTCCTTCCACTCCTGCTTGGCGCGCTTGAGTTCCTCCTTCGCGGCGCGCCACGACTCCTTGTCCGTGAAGTCGCCCAGGTCGCCGAAGTCCCCGGGGGCGTGCCCCGGGCCACCGGTGCCGGACGACTTGCGGGTCCGGCTCGCCGCCGCGCGCATCTCGCTGCGCAGCTGGCCCGCCGCACCGCGGACGTCGTCGCGGATCTCCGCGGCCAGTTCGGAGACGGAGTCGCGGATCTCCAGCTCCAGGTCGGCCAGCTCACCGCTGCGGCCGGCCAGCTCCGCACGGCCCGCGTCGGTGATCGAGTACACCTTGCGGCCGCCCTCGGTGGCGTGGGTGACGAGGCCCTCGGCCTCCAGTTTGGCCAGCCGCGGGTAGACGGTGCCGGCGCTCGGTGCGTACAGCCCCTGGAAGCGTTCCTCGAGGAGGCGGATCACCTCGTAGCCGTGGCGCGGCGCCTCGTCGAGCAGCTTCAGCAGATACAGGCGCAGCCGGCCGTGGGCGAAGACGGGAGGCATGTCAGAGCACCTTCCCACTCGGGCGGTCGGCGGTCGGGTCCTCGTACGGATCGTCCTGCGCGGGGGGCCTGCGCAGCAGGGCG
This genomic interval carries:
- a CDS encoding helix-turn-helix transcriptional regulator, whose product is MPPVFAHGRLRLYLLKLLDEAPRHGYEVIRLLEERFQGLYAPSAGTVYPRLAKLEAEGLVTHATEGGRKVYSITDAGRAELAGRSGELADLELEIRDSVSELAAEIRDDVRGAAGQLRSEMRAAASRTRKSSGTGGPGHAPGDFGDLGDFTDKESWRAAKEELKRAKQEWKEQTRRAKDESRRAREDARQARRQAQEAQETARAEMQRIARQVQEQVQDHFTRGDWPTGVREGLSELTTQLGGLARGTAWPPYVKPDPADADPDWAKDAVGPEGSADPARDLERLLDRFRDDVRDAARDHGVTPEQLGETRRHLSTAAAHIVALLRGPKA